A DNA window from Pseudorasbora parva isolate DD20220531a chromosome 5, ASM2467924v1, whole genome shotgun sequence contains the following coding sequences:
- the pikfyve gene encoding 1-phosphatidylinositol 3-phosphate 5-kinase isoform X9, with protein MMHGIETEQSVRCRVRARRSVCDLCRGSDMAAEDKTSSLSSVMDWSSEPPLSPTSPSHLTHFKPLTPEQEEPPLRSAYSSFVSLFRFNKEEGRPPSVAEKSQSASSSPQGPRRNWSSPSHSIHGSETHRKHSELFRRTSTASEGRRKSEAPLGGHDPRTAVQLRTALKRLKEIMEGKSQDSDLKQYWMPDSQCKECYDCNEKFTTFRRRHHCRLCGQIFCSRCCNQEIPGKFMGYTGDLRACTYCRKIALSYAHSADSSSIGEDLSALSDSTCSVCVLEPTEPRTPVGGRKSSRNIFLEEDLAWQSHQESQNSSLSSRLTAVQEDMGKSPARKRSASVTNLSLDRSVSTIVPAYESSVSPQNSRTLSKTDHNEEERKILLDSSQLKDLWKKICHNSTGMEFQDHRYWLRTYPNCIVGKELVNWLLRNGTISTRAQAIAIGQALVDGRWLDCVTHHDQIFRDEYALYRPLQSTEFSETPSPDSDSVNSLEGHSEPSWFKDIKFDDSDTEQLADENDYVTPNSASPSKRTSVSSFHSAVDSDSAASINLNMEQDNVNFHIKKQAKYPHVPPYPAEQKMEVLLSEDGGQHISISDAFIKESLFNRRVEEKAKEMLFTPLGWHHSSLDQLREENGEKKAMERLLSANHSHMMALLQQLLYSESLSLSWRDIIVPVVRQVVQTVRPDVRSCDDDMDIRQFVHIKKIPGGKKFDSAVVNGFVCTKNIAHKKMNPYIKNPKILLLKCSIEYLYREETKFTCIDPIVLQEHEFLKNYVQRIADVRPNLVLVEKTVSRIAQDMLLEHGISLVINVKPQVLDRVSRMTQGDLVISMDQLLTKPRLGTCHKFYLHSFQLPNNELKSLMFFEGCPPQLGCTIKLRGASEYELARVKEIIIFMVCVAYHSQLEISFLMDEFAMPPSLAESSSFPCLLESTTLKEEDETGGSQENDGSMLGDDNLTLLPEADFEPGLQEVIKLHSRESSISESFYKDGESPRIDKNGSVASFSGGDDDIIKTSTPLSSFSKLPQPVSPPFLNSDLREMSKELNKGPGEEEKNKELEETLVHRDSTSSETSLPPARLFRDPLQDDTDLFVTEHVDSSDDRLKSISALFKQELKDIILCISPFITFREPFLLTAAGLRCPSRDYFPEQVYLSPLLNKDSKELDGRRKRQLLKESGPSSASLTNGIVPHQRTIQILPCHKLMSARIAEQLGCSQNLARMLADYRAQGGRIRQREGMQFREAPPTKAPVKADSEEDKGAGQSEMTWATKLDCLNPINHQRLCVLFSSSSAQSNNAPNPCVSPWIVTMEFYGKNDLTLGVFLERYCFRPSYQCPSMYCETPMVHHIRRFVHGSGCVQIVLKELDSPVPGYQHTILNYSWCRICKQVTPVVPLSNDSWSMSFAKYLELRFYGHQYTRRANAEPCGHSIHKDYHQYFSYNQMVASFSYISVRLLEICLPPPKIIIRNQGPSKATLQQDLKDFTQKVAQVYLAIDDRLTSLKTDTFSKTREEKMEDMFAQKDMEESELRGWIEKLQVRLQTSAMDSPQQLQAFMESVVVKKQGLCETLQSWNNRLQDLFQQEKGRKRLSVPPSPGRHRQATSDDSKTSALESSPRNSSQIDGEKEDRHLNTFPSSSSLLQLPSPTEQATDVITSGPSFPDQDSVSIPEDMFDGHLGGSNDSQVKSEKSTMKTILANLLPGNSYNPIPFPFDPDKHYLMYEHERVPIAVCEREPSSIIAFALSCKEYKTALEEITKTTAKSGGDDASQGISVGESRAKNSPAKPSDSSMSQLSRSSVDADPLKDPESGDKQKKQTGNPHIELQFSDANAKFYCRIYYAEEFHKMREEIMESSQDEFVRSLSHCVNWQARGGKSGAVFYATEDDRFILKQMPRLEVQSFLDFAPHYFTYITGAVQQKRPTALAKILGVYRIGYKNSQNNTEKKLDLLVMENLFYGRKMAQVFDLKGSLRNRNVKTDQGKESCEVVLLDENLLKLVHDNPLYIRSHCKAILRAAILSDAHFLSSHLIIDYSLLVGRDDTTDELVVGIIDYIRTFTWDKKLEMVVKSTGILGGQGKMPTVVSPELYRSRFCEAMDKYFLMVPDHWTGLGLNC; from the exons AGGAAGGACGGCCTCCTTCGGTGGCGGAGAAAAGTCAATCAGCTTCATCATCACCGCAGGGGCCACGGCGCAACTGGTCAAGTCCCTCTCATTCCATACATGGCTCCGAAACCCACAGAAAACATTCAGAACTTTTTAGAAGAACGTCCACTGCTTCAG AGGGTCGACGGAAATCAGAAGCCCCTCTAGGCGGCCACGACCCGCGAACAGCTGTCCAGCTACGCACAGCCCTCAAGAGACTCAAGGAGATCATGGAGGGGAAAAGTCAG GACAGTGATCTGAAACAGTACTGGATGCCGGACAGTCAGTGTAAAGAGTGCTACGACTGCAATGAGAAATTCACAACCTTCCGACGGCGTCACCATTGTCGACTCTGTGGCCAAATCTTCTGCAGCCGATGCTGCAACCAGGAAATTCCTGGCAAGTTCATGGGCTACACGG GTGATTTACGGGCATGTACGTACTGTCGTAAGATCGCATTGAGCTACGCTCACTCAGCTGACTCGAGCTCCATCGGAGAAGATCTCAGCGCCCTGTCAGACTCAACTTGCTCCGTGTGTGTGCTAGAGCCCACCGAACCACGCACACCTGTGGGGGGCCGCAAATCCAGCCGGAACATCTTCCTGGAAGAGGACTTGGCCTGGCAAAG TCATCAGGAATCTCAGAACAGTAGTCTCAGTTCCAGACTTACAGCAGTACAAGAGGATATGGGCAAGTCACCAGCCAGGAAGAG GTCAGCTAGTGTGACCAACCTGTCTTTGGACCGCTCCGTCTCAACCATAGTTCCTGCCTACGAGAGTTCAGTTAGTCCACAGAACAGCCGAACCCTATCCAAGACTGACCACAATGAAGAGGAGCGAAAGATCCTTCTG GATTCTTCTCAACTTAAAGATCTATGGAAGAAGATTTGCCACAACAGTACAGGGATGGAGTTCCAGGACCATCGGTACTGGCTGCGTACTTACCCCAACTGCATTGTCGGTAAAGAGTTGGTCAACTGGCTTTTACGAAACGGCACTATTTCAACTAG GGCTCAGGCCATAGCTATTGGGCAGGCTTTGGTAGATGGCCGCTGGCTTGACTGTGTAACCCATCATGATCAGATTTTCCGTGATGAGTACGCCCTCTATCGCCCTCTCCAG AGCACAGAGTTCTCAGAAACCCCCTCTCCAGACAGTGACAGTGTGAATTCTCTGGAAGGACACTCTGAACCGTCATGGTTTAAAGACATCAAGTTTGACGACAGTGACACCGAGCAGCTAGCAGATGAAAATGACTATGTCACACCAA ACTCGGCCAGCCCCAGTAAAAGAACATCCGTCAGCAGTTTCCATTCTGCGGTGGACAGTGACTCAGCCGCCTCCATCAATCTAAACATGGAGCAGGACAATGTCAATTTCCACATCAAGAAGCAGGCCAAGTACCCTCATGTGCCTCCTTACCCAGCCGAGCAAAAAA TGGAAGTCCTGCTTTCTGAAGATGGAGGTCAGCATATATCCATTAGTGATGCCTTCATTAAAG AGTCTTTGTTTAACCGGAGGGTTGAGGAGAAAGCTAAAGAAATGCTTTTCACTCCTCTCGGCTGGCATCACAGCTCCTTGGACCAGCTCCGGGAAGAGAATGGGGAAAAGAAAGCGATGGAGCGTTTACT GTCTGCTAATCACAGCCACATGATGGCGCTGCTGCAGCAGCTGCTGTACAGCGAATCGCTGTCTCTCTCCTGGCGTGACATCATCGTACCTGTGGTGAGGCAGGTGGTGCAGACGGTGCGACCGGATGTGCGCAGCTGTGATGACGACATGGATATCCGTCAGTTCGTCCACATCAAAAAA ATTCCAGGGGGAAAGAAATTTGACTCTGCTGTAGTGAATGGCTTTGTTTGCACAAAGAATATTGCACACAAAAAG ATGAACCCTTACATCAAAAACCCCAAGATCCTTCTCCTCAAATGCTCCATTGAGTATCTGTACAGAGAAGAGACCAAGTTCACCTGCATTGACCCAATTGTGTTGCAG GAGCATGAGTTTCTGAAGAACTATGTTCAGAGGATTGCTGATGTCCGACCAAACCTGGTGTTGGTGGAGAAGACTGTTTCTCGTATTGCTCAGGACATGCTACTGGAGCATGGCATTAGCCTTGTGATTAATGTCAAACCT CAAGTCCTGGACCGTGTAAGTCGAATGACTCAGGGAGATTTAGTCATTTCAATGGATCAGCTTCTTACGAAACCTCGTCTGGGTACCTGCCACAAGTTTTACCTGCATTCCTTCCAGCTGCCAAATA ATGAATTGAAGTCCCTGATGTTTTTTGAGGGCTGTCCTCCTCAGCTGGGCTGCACTATTAAGCTCCGCGGTGCCTCAGAGTATGAACTGGCCCGTGTGAAAgaaatcattatttttatgGTGTGTGTGGCATACCACTCACAGCTAGAGATCTCTTTCCTCATGGATGAGTTTGCAATGCCTCCCAGCCTTGCTGAGAGTTCTTCATTCCCGTGTCTGCTGGAAAGCACCACTTTAAAGGAAGAGGACGAGACTGGTGGGAGCCAAGAAAATGATGGGTCCATGCTGGGGGATGACAATCTCACACTTCTTCCAGAAGCAGACTTTGAGCCAGGACTTCAGGAGGTTATCAAACTCCACAGTAGAGAGTCTTCCATCTCTGAATCTTTTTATAAAGATGGAGAAAGCCCCAGAATAGACAAAAATGGATCAGTTGCTTCCTTCTCTGGAGGAGATGATGACATTATAAAGACCTCCACACCCCTTTCCTCCTTTTCCAAACTTCCCCAGCCGGTGTCACCCCCTTTCCTGAATTCAGACCTGAGAGAGATGTCAAAGGAATTGAACAAGGGGCCAGGTGAGGAGGAGAAGAACAAAGAGCTAGAGGAGACTCTCGTTCATCGGGACAGCACAAGCTCTGAGACCTCCCTTCCCCCAGCCCGGCTCTTCAGGGATCCCTTACAGGATGACACAGACCTGTTTGTGACCGAGCATGTAGATTCCTCAGATGACCGCCTCAAGTCCATCTCAGCTTTATTTAAACAGGAGCTAAAAGATATTATCCTGTGCATTTCACCTTTTATTACCTTTCGGGAGCCGTTTTTGCTCACAGCGGCTGGACTGCGTTGTCCTAGCCGGGATTATTTTCCAGAACAGGTTTACCTCTCACCTCTATTAAATAAGGACTCGAAAGAGCTGGATGGACGCCGCAAGAGGCAGCTGCTGAAAGAGTCTGGCCCAAGTTCTGCCAGCCTGACTAATGGTATTGTGCCGCACCAACGGACCATCCAGATTTTGCCCTGTCACAAACTCATGAGTGCCCGTATAGCAGAGCAGCTAGGCTGCAGTCAGAATCTGGCACGCATGCTGGCTGACTACCGAGCCCAGGGAGGACGCATTCGGCAAAGAGAAGGAATGCAATTCCGCGAGGCCCCGCCCACAAAGGCGCCAGTAAAGGCAGATAGTGAAGAAGATAAAGGGGcaggacaaagtgaaatgaCATGGGCTACTAAG CTGGACTGTTTAAATCCAATCAACCATCAGAGGCTCTGTGTGCTGTTCAGTAGCTCATCAGCTCAATCTAATAATGCACCAAACCCCTGTGTTAGTCCATG GATTGTAACAATGGAGTTTTATGGCAAGAATGACTTGACTCTTGGTGTATTTCTGGAGAGATACTGTTTTAG ACCCTCTTACCAGTGCCCCAGCATGTACTGTGAGACCCCCATGGTGCACCACATCCGGCGCTTTGTGCACGGTAGCGGCTGTGTCCAGATTGTTCTGAAAGAGCTGGACTCGCCTGTACCCGGATATCAGCACACGATCCTCAACTACTCTTGGTGCCGTATCTGTAAACAG GTGACTCCCGTGGTCCCGTTGTCTAATGACTCCTGGTCCATGTCCTTCGCCAAGTATCTAGAGCTCCGTTTCTATGGTCACCAGTACACCCGTCGGGCCAACGCCGAGCCTTGTGGCCATTCCATCCATAAAGATTATCACCAGTACTTCTCCTATAACCAGATGGTGGCTTCCTTCAG CTACATCTCAGTGAGGCTTCTAGAGATatgtctgcctcctccaaagatCATCATCAGGAACCAGGGGCCCTCTAAAGCTACCTTGCAGCAGGATCTCAAAGACTTTACCCAGAA GGTGGCTCAGGTGTACCTGGCCATAGATGACCGGCTCACTTCTTTAAAAACTGACACTTTCAGCAAGACCAGAGAGGAAAAAATGGAGGACATGTTTGCACAGAAAGAT ATGGAGGAATCCGAGCTCCGCGGTTGGATAGAGAAGCTACAAGTGCGTCTGCAGACCAGTGCGATGGACTCGCCACAACAACTACAAGCTTTTATGGAGTCAGTGGTGGTCAAAAAGCAGGGCTTGTGTGAGACCTTGCAGTCTTGGAATAACAG ACTTCAGGACTTGTTCCAGCAGGAAAAAGGCAGAAAGCGTCTATCTGTTCCTCCCAGTCCTGGCAGACACAGACAAGCCACATCAGATGACAGCAAG ACTAGTGCTTTGGAGTCCTCTCCTCGTAACTCATCCCAAATAGATGGAGAAAAAG AGGACCGTCATCTCAACACATTTCCATCAAGTTCATCATTACTACAGTTACCGTCTCCAACTGAACAGGCTACAGATGTCATTACGAGCGGACCATCTTTTCCTGATCAGGACTCTGTCAGCATCCCAGAGG ACATGTTTGATGGACACTTAGGTGGCTCCAATGACAGTCAAGTAAAGTCAGAAAAATCCACCATGAAAACCATCCTGGCGAACCTGTTACCGGGCAACAGTTACAATCCCATCCCTTTCCCTTT TGATCCAGACAAGCACTATTTGATGTATGAGCATGAGAGAGTTCCTATAGCCGTTTGTGAGCGAGAGCCCAGCTCCATCATTGCCTTTGCACTCAG CTGTAAAGAATATAAAACTGCACTTGAAGAAATTACAAAGACTACCGCAAAGAGCGGAGGTGATGACGCATCTCAGGGCATTAG TGTTGGAGAGAGTAGAGCAAAGAACAGCCCTGCTAAACCTAGTGATAGTAGCATGTCACAACTGAGCCGCAGCAGCGTTGATGCTGACCCTCTCA AGGACCCTGAAAGTGGAGACAAACAGAAGAAGCAGACCGGAAACCCTCACATCGAGCTGC AGTTCTCAGATGCTAATGCCAAGTTTTACTGCCGGATCTACTACGCGGAAGAGTTCCATAAGATGCGGGAAGAGATTATGGAGAGCTCACAGGATGAATTTGTGCGATCGCTCTCCCACTGTGTAAACTGGCAGGCTCGTGGCGGGAAGTCCGGTGCAGTTTTCTACGCCACTGAAG ATGATCGGTTTATTTTGAAGCAGATGCCCAGATTAGAGGTCCAGTCATTCTTAGACTTTGCACCCCACTACTTTACTTATATCACAGGAGCAGTTCAGCAAAAG CGGCCCACAGCACTTGCTAAGATTCTGGGAGTGTACCGTATAGGCTACAAGAACTCTCAGAACAACACGGAGAAGAAACTGGACCTGTTGGTGATGGAAAACCTTTTTTATGGGAGAAAGATGGCACAg GTGTTTGACCTGAAGGGATCCCTGAGGAACAGGAACGTGAAGACAGATCAGGGAAAGGAGAGCTGCGAGGTGGTGCTCCTAGATGAGAATCTCCTGAAACTGGTGCATGACAATCCCCTTTACATTCGGTCCCACTGCAAGGCCATTCTCCGTGCTGCCATCCTCAGCGACGCCCACTTCCTGTCCAGTCACCTCATCATTGATTATTCCTTGCTGGTAGGCCGTGATGATACCACGGATGAGCTAGTCGTGGGGATAATAG ATTATATCCGGACTTTCACCTGGGATAAAAAGCTTGAGATGGTGGTCAAATCTACTGGGATACTTGGAGGTCAAG GTAAAATGCCCACGGTGGTGTCACCAGAGCTGTACCGGTCACGTTTCTGTGAGGCCATGGACAAATACTTCCTCATGGTCCCTGATCACTGGACGGGTCTTGGGCTCAACTGCTGA